The Montipora capricornis isolate CH-2021 chromosome 6, ASM3666992v2, whole genome shotgun sequence genome has a window encoding:
- the LOC138052615 gene encoding uncharacterized protein yields the protein MKTSSMFEAVVAFFAYIFKSFTGSVLENSPTTPCESRNVQDHDNSEIEPLLVQQRSTLEDFTNFDPNDTIFQEFDPPFGACGSMAWKDSRPSRWTSFVSCFRAIFLMQLIIGSSIGLLAIAVAVVDFNTADLCYEKTSRWKSMPQVIQRIRVTSQSVEGFIIQLWHFSIMLCMFGYSVLKDLNLLAFNLLAAFVDVSYRLLLQIFGIYKQPWMSYPLNGLFTVVVFGNSMIIAKHLMSSYTPVQEQTKKKLLKLTFLLVLQFLIGIPAAFLLVYSIFPWYNRKSEVEKAFIAGVCPLLLLSIPKVIARALAQKFEFVHPGRLYLLVGCLYSTSAIVFRVMQAELTSLGLFVALGVGHAAIDLLERLTVTMRDYIWNFMYKIFCRCNRSQTVTLSPRNSRTPRSMRFVADVSIQLLLTEPTALVTAVGFIQVFKFMYPDVSNQPVSDLIWGFIERCATGLAIDVVFNTVSAWLQVTLFNVAILKVWNSHNWRAHVIANVVFTLLAILYFTEYLFDIIRRKTDHRAAKRFAFNCSLPFSRNS from the coding sequence ATGAAAACATCAAGTATGTTCGAAGCGGTTGTAGCATTTTTTGCCTACATTTTCAAGAGTTTTACCGGTAGCGTTCTAGAAAACTCGCCAACAACACCTTGCGAGTCACGGAATGTTCAAGACCATGATAATTCCGAGATAGAACCGCTACTTGTTCAACAGCGTTCCACCTTAGAAGATTTTACAAACTTCGATCCTAACGACACGATATTCCAAGAGTTCGATCCTCCTTTCGGTGCTTGTGGAAGTATGGCTTGGAAGGATTCTCGACCATCTAGGTGGACGTCGTTTGTGTCGTGTTTTAGGGCCATTTTTCTAATGCAGTTAATAATTGGATCAAGTATCGGTTTGCTCGCAATCGCAGTGGCAGTTGTAGATTTCAATACAGCCGACCTTTGCTATGAAAAGACATCCCGCTGGAAAAGTATGCCGCAGGTAATTCAGCGCATTCGAGTTACCAGCCAATCTGTCGAAGGTTTTATTATCCAGCTGTGGCATTTCTCTATCATGCTCTGCATGTTCGGATATTCTGTTTTGAAAGATCTGAACCTCCTTGCGTTCAACCTCTTGGCGGCCTTCGTAGATGTTAGCTATCGACTGCTCTTGCAAATATTTGGTATTTATAAACAGCCCTGGATGTCCTACCCTTTAAATGGTCTGTTTACCGTAGTTGTATTCGGAAACAGCATGATCATCGCCAAGCACCTTATGTCATCCTACACACCAGTTCAAGAGCAAACCAAGAAGAAACtgctcaaactgacatttctcTTAGTACTTCAGTTCTTGATTGGTATACCAGCCGCTTTTCTTCTGGTTTACAGCATATTTCCATGGTACAACCGCAAAAGCGAGGTGGAAAAAGCTTTTATCGCTGGAGTGTGCCCTTTGCTGCTCCTTTCTATCCCCAAAGTTATAGCACGCGCCCTTGCCCAAAAATTTGAGTTTGTTCATCCAGGCCGCCTTTACCTCTTGGTAGGATGCCTCTATTCGACTTCGGCCATTGTCTTCCGAGTTATGCAAGCCGAGCTGACGAGCCTTGGGCTTTTCGTTGCTTTAGGAGTGGGTCATGCAGCGATTGACCTTTTGGAACGCTTAACTGTCACAATGCGAGATTACATATGGAACTTCATGTACAAAATATTCTGCCGGTGTAACAGATCACAAACTGTTACCTTGTCCCCAAGGAATTCTCGCACCCCGCGAAGCATGCGTTTTGTAGCTGACGTTAGCATTCAGTTGCTCCTCACGGAGCCCACAGCTCTAGTAACGGCGGTGGGGTTTATTCAGGTCTTCAAGTTTATGTATCCCGATGTTTCAAACCAGCCTGTCTCGGATCTTATCTGGGGATTTATCGAGCGCTGCGCAACCGGTCTGGCCATTGATGTAGTTTTCAACACCGTATCAGCATGGCTACAGGTCACTCTTTTCAATGTCGCTATTCTAAAAGTTTGGAACTCACATAACTGGCGAGCCCATGTTATCGCCAACGTAGTTTTTACCCTATTGGCAATACTCTACTTTACAGAATACCTTTTTGACATTATCAGAAGGAAAACTGACCATCGTGCAGCAAAAAGGTTTGCTTTCAACTGTTCCCTACCGTTTTCTCGGAATTCATGA
- the LOC138052616 gene encoding uncharacterized protein encodes MFEAVVAFFAYIFKNFTGSVLENSPTTPCESRNVQDHENSEIEPLLVQQRFTLEDFTKFDPNDTIFQEFDPPFGACGSMAWKDSRPSRWTSFVSCFRAIFLMQFIIGSSIGLLAIAVAVVDFNTADLCYEKTSRWNSMPQVIQSIRVTSQSVEGFIIQLWHFSIMLCIFGYSVLKDLNLLAFNLLAAFVDVSYRLLLQIFGIYKQPWMSYPLNVLFTVVAFGNSVIIAKHLMSSYTPVQEQTKKKLLKLTFLLVLQFLMGIPAAFVLVYSIFPWYNSKSEMEKAFIAGACPLLLLSIPKVIARALAQKFEFVHPGLLYLLVGCLYSTSAIVFRVMQAELTSLGLFVALGVGHAAIDLLEGLTVTMRDYIWDFMYKIFCRCNRSQTVTLSPRNSRTPRSMRFVADVSIQLLLTEATALVTAVGFIQVFKFMYPDVSNQPVSDLIWGFIERCATGLAIDVVFNTVSVFLQVTLFNVAVLKVWNSHNWRAHVIANVVCTLMTVLYFTEYLFDIIRRKNDHHTAKRFAFNCSLPFSRNS; translated from the coding sequence ATGTTCGAAGCTGTTGTAGCATTTTTTGCCTACATTTTCAAGAATTTTACCGGTAGTGTTCTAGAAAACTCGCCAACAACACCTTGCGAGTCACGGAATGTTCAAGACCATGAAAATTCCGAGATAGAACCGCTACTTGTTCAACAGCGTTTCACTTTAGAAGATTTTACAAAGTTCGATCCTAACGACACGATATTCCAAGAGTTCGATCCTCCTTTCGGTGCTTGTGGAAGTATGGCTTGGAAGGATTCTCGACCATCTAGGTGGACGTCGTTTGTGTCGTGTTTTAGGGCCATTTTTCTAATGCAGTTCATAATTGGATCCAGTATCGGTTTGCTCGCAATCGCAGTGGCAGTTGTAGATTTCAATACAGCCGACCTTTGCTATGAAAAGACATCCCGCTGGAATAGTATGCCGCAGGTAATTCAGAGCATTCGAGTTACCAGCCAATCTGTCGAAGGTTTTATTATCCAGCTGTGGCATTTCTCTATCATGCTCTGCATATTCGGATATTCTGTTTTGAAAGATCTGAACCTCCTTGCGTTCAACCTCTTGGCGGCCTTCGTAGATGTTAGCTATCGACTGCTCTTGCAAATATTTGGTATTTATAAACAGCCCTGGATGTCCTACCCtttaaatgttcttttcacCGTAGTTGCATTCGGAAACAGCGTGATCATCGCCAAGCACCTTATGTCATCCTACACACCAGTTCAAGAGCAAACCAAGAAGAAACtgctcaaactgacatttctcTTAGTACTTCAGTTCTTGATGGGTATACCAGCCGCTTTTGTTCTGGTTTACAGCATATTTCCATGGTACAACAGCAAAAGCGAGATGGAAAAAGCTTTTATCGCTGGAGCGTGCCCTTTGCTGCTCCTTTCTATCCCCAAAGTTATAGCACGCGCCCTTGCCCAAAAATTTGAGTTTGTTCATCCAGGCCTCCTTTACCTCTTGGTAGGATGCCTCTATTCGACTTCGGCCATTGTCTTCCGAGTTATGCAAGCCGAGCTGACGAGCCTTGGGCTTTTCGTTGCTTTAGGAGTGGGCCATGCAGCGATTGACCTTTTGGAAGGCTTAACTGTCACAATGCGAGATTACATATGGGACTTCATGTACAAAATATTCTGCCGGTGTAACAGATCACAAACTGTTACCTTGTCCCCAAGGAATTCTCGCACGCCGCGAAGCATGCGTTTCGTAGCTGACGTTAGCATTCAGCTGCTCCTCACGGAGGCCACAGCTCTAGTAACGGCGGTGGGGTTTATTCAGGTCTTCAAGTTTATGTATCCCGATGTTTCAAACCAACCTGTCTCGGATCTTATCTGGGGATTTATCGAGCGCTGCGCCACCGGTCTGGCCATTGATGTAGTTTTCAACACCGTATCAGTATTTCTACAGGTCACCCTTTTCAATGTCGCTGTTCTAAAAGTTTGGAACTCACATAACTGGCGAGCCCATGTTATCGCCAACGTAGTTTGTACCCTAATGACGGTACTCTACTTTACAGAATATCTTTTTGACATTATCAGAAGGAAAAATGACCATCATACGGCAAAAAGGTTTGCTTTCAACTGTTCCCTACCGTTTTCTCGGAATTCATGA